From the genome of Nitrospira sp. SG-bin1:
CGGGGAAAATTCCATCCAAATTCCACATTGGAACGCTGTTTGATGGGCGGCCAGCGGGCGACTGGCAAGTCACCGCAAGCGACAAGGCCACTAGCTCACCTCATGTCCTGGCTCAGCTCCAAGGGAAGGGGGCGGAGCATGCCTACAAAATATTTCTGATTCAAGGCACAGAGTCAGCAAATGTCGGTCTCAGCGTCAAGCTGTTGCCCATTGACGGCAAGGCCGACATGGGCGGGGGACTCATCTGGCGGGCAACTGACGATCGCAATTACTATCTCGCTCGCGCCAATCCTCTGGAACAGAACATCCGCATCTATCGAGTCGTCAAAGGGGTGCGGCACATGCTCCAGAATTTTGACCATGTCATTAATGTTCGCGAGTGGCACCGGCTGCGCGTGCACATGGAAGGTTGCAACATTCAAGTTTCCTTCGATGAGCGGCCGGTATTTAGGCTCTGTGACGAAACTTTTGATAATGGGCGGATTGGGTTATGGACGAAGTCTGACGCGGTCACGCATTTTGACGATCTACAGTTGGAGGTGATGCCATAACAACGGTGCACAGTGTCCCGGCTCACTGCGTGAGACAAAATGGCACTGTGCCAGTGGAATTTCTTGACTACACCAGGGTGATAACCCGTGGTGTCAGGGCAGAATGATTAATAAGATTCAGAAGGGGTTCGTCTAACAAACACAAAGGGAGAACACTATGAACCGCACTTGCACCAACATCATTATAAGCCTATTGGGAATGGTGTTCTTGTTTGCAGTCTCTCTTCACCCCGGCACAACCTTAGCTGGCAGCCTCGATACCAAAGCGATCGAACAGGCGTTCGGTAAGCCCGGCGAGATGAAGGACGATGTCTATAAGATGTCGCTGCCGCGCAAGGATTTGTCAGTCTCTCTGAATGGAGTCAAACTGAGACCCGGCTTTGCCCTGGGTACTTGGATTGCGTTCAAGCAGACTGGAAATGATGCGGTCTTGGATGGAGATTTGGTGTTAGCAGAACCAGAGGTCGGCTCGGTGTTTAAGAAGCTGCAGCAAGAAGGCATTGAAGTCAGTGCTCTCCATAACCATCTGATCGGTGAGACGCCCAAGCTCATGTTTCTCCACATTGCGGGCAAAGGTGATGCAGGGAAAATGGCCATGGCTGTGAAGGAAGCCTTACGGCTCACGGGTACGCCGATGGAATCTCAACCCGTCAAAGCGACCCCTACAGCCAAAGCGACCCCTACAGCGATGAGCCCTACCACTGAAGAGCATGATTTTGACGTTGGGATCATTGATAAGGAACTCGGCCACACGGGGAAACTCAAAGATGGCGTGTTGCACGTGTCAGTGTCGAGACCGGAAACCATCAAAATGCACGGAGCAACGCTGCCTCCGAGTATGGGCATGGCCACCGCGATCAATTTCCAATCGGGTGAGGGGAACAAGGTTGTCGCAACTGGTGACTTTGTAATGAATCGTGATGATGTGAATCGGGTCACTAAGGCGCTGGCCGAACATGGCATCTTAGTCACGGCCCTCCACAACCATCTGGTGCATGGATCGCCGGATCTGTACTTCATGCATTTCTGGGCAGACGATACTGCCGAGAAGGTGGCCAAAGGGTTACGGGCCGGCCTCGATGCGATGAAGAAAGGCTAGAGCATCATTCAGACGGAGCCTCCACAGATGTCTGAGAACGTCCGGAGGGGACTTCGATCAGCGCATCGATTATGTGCCTTTTAGAAAGACCGGTCGCGGTCTGGGGAATGAGTCTTCGGCGCAAACCGCGACCGCTCGTCGAAATAGCGGACGAGGTCCGCAGCCAGGTCTCGATCCTCGCCCCGGTCCGATCGCGCTAAGGCCTTCATTACCTGCTCATAATTCCGCATGACCTCCCGCGCTCTCCCAGGTCGTCGCGTCGTGCGCTTCAGCCGCTCAAGACTCTTTCCCTTTGTGCTTGCCTGATGAAGGTGCCGCACGGTCCAACGTTCCCGCGTCGGGCGGTGGAGACGGCTCATGGTGGTGGCGTCAATGCCATGCTCCCGCAACGCCTCGGCAAACCCTTCGCGCCAGCGTTGGAGATCGGGTTTGCGCGGATTCAGCCTGGTGCCCTCGAAACTCACGGCCTTCACCGTTAGATGAACATGCGGATGCACGGACGGGTGAGGATCGGGATCGGTGTCGAAGGTGTGCAGGACCATCACATATTGATGAGTCGGAAATTCGCGCTTGGCAAAGTCACGCGCCGCGCGCTGCACACCCTGTGGGTCGGTTCCCTCTGGCATGGACAGGACCAGATGGAAGGCATCACGGGCGTGAGACTGAGCCGGGATCGGCGTCCCGCCATGCTCCCATTCTGCCTTCAAGTCGGCCACCGCATCCTTCCCGCTGATGAGCTGGCCGTCCTCGTCTTCCACATCGAGCTGGCCGTTCCGCGAAATGTACGTCAGGTTGTTTGAGATCCCGCGCATCCCTTTCGGCGCCTTCGCGAGCTTCACCATCACTTGCGGCGCGCGTCGCACGAGATCATGCAGTTTCTGCCGCACCGCGGCCGCACGGGCCTGTGACGAGCTGAGTCGACTGCCGGTGCCACTCGCACGAAAAGACGCAGGCGAAGTGGACCGTTTCGGAGGTCGCGGAGGCGGACCGGGCGCGAGGTTAAATAAGCGGCTCCCCCACTCGTCGAGCGTCGCATCAATCGGAAACATCGGCTTGGTCATGGGCGCAGCTCCCAGCGTTCGAGACTCGCGCGAGTGAGGGCCGTGATCTGGTCCACATGGGTCCGAATCCGCGTCGAGAGGTCCGACAGCAGGGCGAGCCGCACCGCCGCCTGTTGGGCGGGCGCTTTGTTCACGGCGCGCGCGATCTGGTTGAGGTTTCGTCCCAGGGCAAGGAGTTGCTTGGTTGAATGGGCGACGGCCTGCCGTTCCGGGTCCGAGAGCGACGGCTGCCGCGTGAGCTGAACTCGAATCAACGCAATGAGCCAGTGCGTGGGGCGGTAGCCCTCGGTTTTAGCACGAGCGGACAAAGCCACATACTCCGAAGGCGTGAGGCGGAAGCTGATCTGTCGCGTCGCCCGTTCACCGCGCCGCGACACACTCCGATGCGGCGTGGCTCGTGGGCGGGGCACGCGCTGCAAGGTCTGACGCAGGAGCTGCCGCAGGGCGGCACTCGGCGTGAGCTGCTGCTGCGCACACCATTCGACCCACGGTTCTTTGAGATCACCGAGATCGACGGTCAGTTGAGAAGGACGTGCGCTGGGCATGGTCGTCTGCTGCCAATGTGTAGCAGAAGAGGCGCGACAGTGCAATGCAAATGCTGGCGACAGCCATATCCTGCCCAAAATCTTCAAATTCGGGAAACTGTGGAAACGGCGGACCAAGAACAGCATCGCCTGGGCACTGGCTTGGCTGCTCCAGTGCACAACGGAGGAATCATTGATCTTCGGTACGGAGCCGTGTAGGCTGATGCACAGTGCGAGCCACGCAAATGACGACTGCGCAGGAACAGACGATTCTTCAAAAACTTCGGCATCTTCCTCCCGAACGCGTCGCCGAGGTGGAAGACTTCGTGGATTTTCTCGCCCACCGTCAGGCCGAGGAGCACGGTCTGACTCAGGCCGCCGGCCAGTTAGCCACCGCCGCATTCGCGCGGGTCTGGGACAACCCCGCTGACGCCGACTATGACCGGTTATGACTTCGGGGATGTGGTTTTAGTCCCCTTCCCGTTTACGGATCAGTCCGCCGTCAAACGCCGTCCTGCCGTCGTAGTCAGCAGCCCGGCCTACCATCAGGCTCGCCCCGATCTCTTGATTATGGCGGTCACGAGTCGGCAACCCTC
Proteins encoded in this window:
- a CDS encoding toxin-antitoxin system, antitoxin component, Xre family protein; amino-acid sequence: MTTAQEQTILQKLRHLPPERVAEVEDFVDFLAHRQAEEHGLTQAAGQLATAAFARVWDNPADADYDRL